The Aspergillus luchuensis IFO 4308 DNA, chromosome 7, nearly complete sequence genome has a segment encoding these proteins:
- a CDS encoding uncharacterized protein (COG:S;~EggNog:ENOG410PJJ3;~InterPro:IPR009836), protein MSPSGLSHLAEDSVPSVAQAAAHLLLMEAMWVWKQKATSGETAMKLLTLLSANSVDLQPDNEKIHSQLLAGLMEVAAPRFYSWWHAVNQELSRTMPEEDYLELPADLLPPMDVMLIWHAYMLRPVIYEDDCSRLDVPHMRRVLFPWKEVVNAIDIRTTEYCMPSAARDFFEKTSEQSADLLEELCNETHPLVYHIHCPYCHTTRNLPIIPTAQTEDINQGFELECGCGYVPSVDALRSDLLHLRQTRESRLRGTYSYPALAQALYPLSRALPLPILESCTKRERFLQAIHTASYESNTPKWAVETLLSLYTPTSPVTQASSAHYSSVLRATCFIDEMHQKCWLRSPALCCQSTTTPSKLIGTLPRAQQKYRNFLGLARLSNNLSVTPTSDVDLFWHTHQLSPEPYRRFCIRHVRKSMEYSDKVIHENLSSSFKATQKAYSERFRGVYEACRCWSCEIERNDQEAAVSNDEISASSSKAQDYQDWVRRVVVMFWQEVEARREKGLPGLKKESLEEVLAKGPRRRSSLVSLSSLKAWR, encoded by the exons CTGCTCATCTACTGTTAATGGAAGCTATGTGGGTATGGAAGCAAAAGGCAACTAGTGGAGAGACTGCCATGAAACTGCTCACCTTGCTCTCGGCGAACAGTGTAGACCTGCAGCCAGACAATGAGAAAATTCACAGTCAGTTACTGGCTGGGCTTATGGAGGTTGCTGCTCCTCGATTCTACTCGTGGTGGCACGCAGTAAACCAGGAATTATCAAGGACAATGCCTGAGGAAGATTACTTGGAGCTACCAGCCGATCTATTGCCTCCTATGG ATGTTATGCTAATCTGGCATGCATATATGCTACGACCTGTTATCTACGAGGACGACTGTTCTCGGCTGGACGTACCTCATATGCGCCGGGTTCTGTTCCCCTGGAAGGAAGTG GTTAATGCAATCGACATCAGGACGACCGAATACTGCATGCCTTCTGCTGCCAGAGACTTCTTCGAAAAGACTTCCGAACAATCAGCCGACCTACTTGAAGAGCTCTGTAACGAAACGCATCCACTAGTGTACCACATACACTGTCCATACTGCCATACTACCAGAAACCTACCAATTATACCCACCGCCCAAACCGAAGACATAAACCAAGGCTTCGAGCTAGAATGCGGCTGCGGTTACGTACCGTCCGTGGACGCACTCCGcagcgatcttcttcatctccgccaaACCAGAGAGTCCCGACTACGGGGAACATATTCATACCCTGCTCTCGCTCAAGCATTATATCCCCTATCCAGAGCACTACCACTGCCTATCCTAGAGTCCTGCACCAAGCGCGAACGCTTCCTCCAAGCTATCCACACCGCAAGCTACGAAAGCAACACACCAAAATGGGCAGTAGAGACATTGCTATCACTCTACACACCAACCTCCCCAGTGACACAAGCATCATCAGCTCACTACTCCTCAGTACTGCGCGCAACATGCTTCATCGACGAGATGCACCAGAAATGCTGGCTGCGTTCACCAGCCCTCTGCTGTCAGTCTACAACCACTCCATCAAAACTAATTGGTACCCTGCCACGAGCACAGCAGAAATACCGAAACTTTTTGGGCCTAGCTCGCCTGTCAAATAACCTATCCGTTACTCCAACATCAGACGTGGATTTATTTTGGCACACGCATCAGCTATCTCCGGAACCTTATCGCCGGTTCTGTATTCGACATGTAAGGAAGTCTATGGAATATAGCGATAAAGTGATCCATGAAAACCTGAGTAGCTCGTTCAAAGCTACTCAGAAGGCTTACTCGGAGAGATTCAGAGGGGTGTATGAGGCTTGTCGTTGTTGGTCGTGCGAGATAGAGCGGAATGATCAGGAGGCTGCTGTGTCTAATGATGAGatatcagcatcatcatcaaaggcGCAGGACTACCAGGACTGGGTTCGCCGAGTAGTTGTTATGTTCTGGCAGGAAGTCGAGGCCCGGCGCGAAAAGGGACTGCCGg